Proteins encoded by one window of Aliivibrio wodanis:
- the flgC gene encoding flagellar basal-body rod protein FlgC: MSLFNVFNVTGSAMSAESVRLNTTSSNMANADSVSSSAAETYKARQAVFGAELSKAKYKQEHTVPVKVLGIVESQKPLRAEYNPDHPMANDDGYIFKPNVNVMEEMANMISASRSYQTNVQVADASKQMLQSTLRMGQ, from the coding sequence ATGAGCTTATTTAATGTTTTTAACGTTACAGGTTCTGCGATGAGTGCAGAGTCAGTTCGTCTTAACACCACTTCAAGTAACATGGCAAATGCTGACAGTGTAAGTAGCTCTGCTGCTGAAACTTATAAAGCTCGTCAAGCTGTCTTTGGTGCGGAATTGAGTAAAGCTAAATACAAACAAGAACATACAGTACCTGTAAAAGTTCTTGGTATTGTTGAAAGCCAAAAACCATTGCGTGCAGAATACAATCCTGATCATCCTATGGCAAACGACGATGGTTATATCTTTAAACCAAATGTTAATGTAATGGAAGAAATGGCAAACATGATTTCTGCTTCTCGTTCATACCAAACGAATGTTCAAGTGGCAGATGCAAGTAAACAAATGTTGCAGAGTACTCTGCGAATGGGTCAATAA
- the flgG gene encoding flagellar basal-body rod protein FlgG (distal rod protein) translates to MNPALWVSKTGLDAQQTNIATISNNLANASTVGFKKSRAVFEDLFYQNVNQAGAQSTQNTELPTGLMLGSGSKVVATQKVFTNGNAQTTSNGMDMMIEGKGFFQVTMPDGNIGYSRNGQFTLNDEGAIVTTGAGYRLEPEIIVPEDAINVTVGTDGEVSVRLRGQQDNQVIGQITTVDFINPGGLEPVGQNLYLPTGASGDPQEGTPGLEGLGSIRQSMLEASNVNVTEELVNMIEAQRVYEMNSKVISAVDKMASFVNQQL, encoded by the coding sequence ATGAATCCAGCATTATGGGTAAGTAAAACAGGCTTAGACGCACAGCAAACTAACATTGCGACTATCTCAAACAACTTGGCGAATGCCTCAACAGTTGGCTTTAAAAAAAGCCGTGCCGTATTTGAAGATCTGTTTTACCAAAACGTAAACCAAGCCGGTGCTCAATCAACACAAAATACTGAGCTACCAACAGGTTTAATGCTTGGTTCTGGTTCAAAGGTTGTTGCGACACAAAAAGTATTCACTAACGGTAACGCACAAACCACGTCGAACGGCATGGATATGATGATCGAAGGTAAAGGCTTTTTCCAAGTGACAATGCCTGATGGCAACATTGGTTACTCTCGTAACGGTCAATTTACGCTGAATGATGAAGGCGCAATTGTAACGACTGGTGCTGGTTACCGTTTAGAGCCAGAAATTATTGTTCCTGAAGATGCAATCAATGTAACGGTAGGTACGGATGGTGAAGTATCTGTTCGTCTACGTGGTCAACAAGATAACCAAGTGATTGGTCAAATTACAACAGTTGATTTCATTAATCCAGGCGGTTTAGAGCCTGTTGGTCAAAACCTTTATTTACCAACAGGAGCAAGTGGTGATCCTCAAGAGGGAACTCCTGGTCTTGAAGGGTTAGGTTCAATTCGTCAATCAATGCTTGAAGCATCAAACGTAAACGTAACCGAAGAGCTAGTAAACATGATCGAAGCACAGCGTGTTTATGAAATGAACTCAAAAGTTATCTCTGCTGTTGATAAGATGGCAAGCTTTGTTAACCAACAACTGTAA
- the flgA gene encoding polar flagellar basal-body P-ring formation protein FlgA, producing the protein MAFYIKNMIIRLCDYKITLYQVISIIGIFIGFFSSNLYAATDGQLKIIKQTAESFIQTQIEVPNNGTLHIEATRIDSRIHATDCPSPLIASLTGRLNSSGNTSVLIECKPDNWKVYVPVKTDLLMPLVTAISSLSRGHTISRHDLTLTLINSRTYRRGGYLSIDELIGSRIKRSVRAGEVIEKNDICMVCRNDSVIIKAIKGNLSIVTKGTALGDGALGDKVNVKNDKSKRIVNGRVISVGEVQVHF; encoded by the coding sequence ATGGCATTTTATATTAAAAATATGATTATAAGATTATGTGATTATAAGATTACTCTTTATCAAGTTATCAGTATTATCGGCATATTTATAGGTTTCTTTAGTTCGAATCTCTATGCTGCCACAGATGGACAATTAAAGATAATTAAACAAACTGCTGAATCTTTTATTCAAACTCAAATAGAGGTACCTAACAATGGTACCTTACATATAGAGGCAACCCGAATTGATAGTCGTATTCATGCAACAGACTGTCCATCACCACTTATAGCCTCTCTTACTGGTCGATTAAATTCAAGTGGGAATACCTCAGTTTTAATTGAGTGCAAACCTGATAATTGGAAAGTCTACGTTCCCGTAAAAACCGATTTATTGATGCCTTTAGTCACCGCTATCTCATCATTATCACGAGGACATACTATCTCGCGACATGATCTAACTCTCACATTAATAAATAGTCGAACTTATCGTCGCGGTGGTTATCTTAGTATAGACGAACTTATTGGTTCTCGTATTAAACGTAGCGTAAGAGCTGGAGAAGTGATAGAAAAAAATGATATATGCATGGTATGTCGCAATGATAGTGTGATCATAAAAGCAATAAAAGGAAACTTAAGTATTGTAACTAAAGGAACGGCGTTAGGTGATGGTGCCCTTGGTGACAAAGTTAACGTAAAAAATGACAAATCAAAACGTATCGTTAATGGACGAGTGATCTCTGTTGGTGAAGTGCAAGTTCATTTCTAA
- the flgF gene encoding flagellar basal-body rod protein FlgF yields the protein MDRALFLAMSGAKQNMQAMQLRSNNLANVSTTGFRADLEQARSMQAYGEGLPTRVFNMTERPGSSFSQGSVITTGRDLDLTIEGDGWISVMDNTGREGLTRAGNLKIDETGLLMNGSGHLVLGENDAPITLPLPISKIQIAKDGTISVLEQGAPAEAMAEVDRIKLVRTDNRDLFKDTNGLFRSKNPNNAFQADAGVTVLKGALEGSNVNAVGEMTNLIDLQRQFEMQVKMMSTAEEMDKASDSLLRMG from the coding sequence ATGGATCGCGCATTATTTTTAGCCATGAGTGGCGCAAAGCAAAACATGCAAGCTATGCAGCTGCGTTCAAACAACCTTGCTAACGTAAGCACAACAGGTTTTCGTGCCGATTTAGAGCAAGCGCGTTCAATGCAAGCGTATGGTGAAGGTTTGCCGACTCGTGTGTTTAATATGACAGAGCGTCCAGGAAGTAGCTTTTCTCAAGGTTCGGTAATTACGACTGGTCGTGATTTAGATTTAACTATCGAAGGTGATGGTTGGATTTCAGTTATGGATAATACAGGTCGTGAAGGCTTGACTCGTGCCGGTAATCTAAAAATTGATGAGACAGGTTTATTGATGAATGGCAGTGGTCACCTAGTATTAGGCGAAAATGACGCGCCAATCACTTTACCACTTCCAATTTCAAAAATTCAAATTGCAAAGGACGGTACTATCTCTGTTCTTGAGCAAGGTGCTCCAGCCGAAGCAATGGCAGAAGTTGACCGCATTAAATTAGTTCGTACCGATAATCGCGATTTATTTAAAGACACGAATGGTTTGTTCCGTTCGAAAAATCCTAATAATGCATTCCAAGCAGATGCGGGTGTAACCGTACTAAAAGGCGCATTAGAAGGCAGTAACGTTAATGCCGTAGGTGAAATGACCAATTTAATTGATTTGCAACGTCAGTTTGAAATGCAAGTCAAGATGATGAGTACCGCTGAAGAGATGGATAAGGCTTCAGACTCATTATTACGTATGGGTTAA
- the flgH gene encoding flagellar L-ring protein 1 precursor (basal body L-ring protein 1) — protein sequence MKRLLCLMLLTTLTGCESLLIQNPNLQDSEVTSATTNVDAVEGDKAKEEDSGIVDTLRGRNDPIAGDPAWAPIHPKEKPEHYAAATGSLFNVDHAQDMYDDTKPRGLGDIVTVMLAENTKAAKSADAELSKSNDSSMDPLQVGGQELQVGGDYNFSYELSNDNNFTGNTSANQSNSLSGSITVEVVEVLANGNLLIRGEKWLTLNTGDEYIRLSGTIRPDDIGFDNTISSTRISNARIQYSGTGDQQDMQEPGFLARFFNVAL from the coding sequence ATGAAACGTCTTCTTTGTTTGATGCTTTTAACAACATTAACTGGTTGTGAATCATTATTAATTCAAAACCCAAATCTACAAGATAGTGAAGTAACTTCAGCAACAACTAATGTAGATGCTGTAGAAGGTGATAAAGCAAAAGAAGAAGACTCTGGTATTGTTGATACATTACGAGGACGTAATGATCCAATAGCAGGAGACCCCGCTTGGGCACCTATTCATCCTAAAGAAAAACCAGAGCATTATGCAGCGGCAACGGGTTCACTGTTTAATGTTGATCATGCGCAAGATATGTACGATGACACCAAGCCTCGTGGTTTAGGAGACATTGTTACCGTGATGTTAGCTGAAAATACTAAAGCGGCAAAAAGTGCCGATGCGGAGCTTTCAAAATCAAATGACTCAAGCATGGATCCATTACAAGTTGGTGGTCAAGAGCTGCAAGTTGGTGGTGATTACAATTTCTCTTACGAGTTAAGTAATGATAATAATTTCACGGGTAATACATCTGCAAATCAAAGTAATAGCTTAAGCGGCTCAATTACAGTTGAAGTAGTTGAAGTATTAGCAAATGGTAACTTACTGATCCGTGGTGAGAAATGGCTAACATTGAATACAGGTGATGAATATATCCGTTTAAGTGGCACTATTCGACCTGATGATATTGGGTTTGATAATACTATTTCATCGACACGAATTTCTAATGCACGTATCCAATACTCAGGTACTGGAGATCAACAAGATATGCAAGAGCCTGGATTCTTGGCACGATTCTTTAATGTAGCACTGTAA
- the flgD gene encoding flagellar basal-body rod protein FlgD, whose product MTGINNVGQNGLSYIDQLKSLQEANKPEKATGGKNELKQEDFLSLLTKQLSQQDPFKPVENDQMIAQMASFATVDGIGKMNTQFDSLNSSMTSNQALQASSLVGRDVLVPGAKGLKEADKSMAAMVKLPQAINNLMVRVENEQGQLIRTLNVGAKPAGDTRVEWDGKDDKGNAMPAGRYNIKAAGVLDGENKEFGVSTYANVNSVLLGKGDGNVLLNLAGFTSPMKLAEVLEVGKA is encoded by the coding sequence ATGACTGGAATCAATAACGTTGGTCAAAACGGCTTGTCCTACATCGACCAGCTTAAAAGTCTTCAAGAGGCAAATAAGCCTGAAAAGGCAACGGGCGGCAAAAATGAGCTGAAGCAAGAAGACTTCCTTTCATTACTAACCAAACAGTTGTCTCAACAAGACCCGTTTAAGCCGGTTGAAAACGATCAAATGATTGCACAAATGGCATCATTTGCAACCGTTGATGGTATTGGCAAGATGAATACACAGTTTGATAGCTTGAATTCATCAATGACATCTAACCAAGCATTACAAGCATCTTCGCTTGTTGGTCGTGATGTTCTAGTACCGGGCGCAAAAGGTTTAAAAGAAGCAGATAAGAGTATGGCGGCAATGGTTAAATTGCCACAAGCGATTAATAACCTAATGGTTCGTGTTGAAAACGAACAAGGCCAATTAATTCGTACTTTAAATGTTGGCGCTAAACCTGCTGGTGACACTCGCGTTGAGTGGGACGGCAAAGATGACAAAGGCAATGCGATGCCTGCAGGTCGCTATAATATTAAAGCGGCAGGTGTGCTTGATGGAGAAAACAAAGAATTTGGCGTTTCAACATACGCTAATGTGAATAGTGTTCTTCTAGGCAAAGGTGATGGCAATGTACTGCTCAATCTTGCTGGTTTTACTTCACCTATGAAATTAGCAGAAGTGCTGGAAGTAGGTAAAGCGTAA
- the cheR gene encoding chemotaxis protein CheR, which translates to MTTITINDQEYRDFSRFLESQCGIVLGDSKQYLVRSRLSPLVAKFSLVSLSDLLKQVISGRNRDLRVAAVDAMTTNETLWFRDGYPFTVLSDKLLPELAANRRPLKIWSAASSSGQEPYSMGMIISEIQARKPGFLPNISITATDISPSMLETCKTGIYDNLALSRGLSPERRRAFFEDAGDGKMKINDKIKRMVNFRPQNLMDSYSLLGKFDIIFCRNVLIYFSPEMKSQVLNQMAASLNPGGYLLLGASESLTGLTDKFEMVRCNPGIIYKLK; encoded by the coding sequence ATGACAACTATTACTATCAACGACCAAGAGTATCGTGATTTTAGCCGCTTTCTTGAATCTCAGTGTGGTATTGTCCTTGGCGACAGTAAGCAATACCTAGTGAGAAGCCGATTAAGTCCTTTAGTTGCTAAGTTTTCATTAGTTTCATTATCTGATCTACTAAAGCAAGTAATTTCTGGACGTAATCGAGATCTTCGAGTTGCCGCTGTTGATGCGATGACAACAAACGAAACCTTATGGTTTAGAGATGGTTACCCATTTACAGTTCTTTCTGACAAGCTGTTACCAGAATTAGCGGCAAACCGTCGCCCATTAAAAATTTGGTCAGCGGCAAGCTCATCAGGACAAGAACCATATTCTATGGGCATGATAATCTCTGAGATTCAAGCTCGTAAACCTGGCTTTCTTCCTAATATCAGTATTACAGCAACCGATATCTCTCCATCGATGTTAGAAACCTGTAAAACGGGTATTTATGATAACCTTGCTTTGAGCCGCGGTTTATCTCCTGAACGTCGTCGCGCATTTTTCGAAGATGCTGGTGATGGAAAAATGAAGATTAACGATAAAATCAAGCGTATGGTGAACTTCCGTCCACAAAACTTAATGGATAGTTACAGTTTGCTTGGTAAATTTGATATTATTTTCTGCCGAAATGTACTGATTTATTTTTCTCCAGAAATGAAATCTCAAGTACTAAATCAAATGGCGGCAAGTCTTAACCCTGGCGGATACTTATTGCTTGGTGCATCAGAATCGCTAACAGGTTTAACTGACAAGTTTGAAATGGTTCGCTGTAATCCAGGAATTATTTATAAGCTTAAGTGA
- the cheV gene encoding chemotaxis protein CheV, translating into MTGILDSVNQRTQLVGQNRLELLTFRLMGRQRYGINVFKVKEVLQCPKLTSMPNLNPLVKGIAHIRGQTISVIDLSLATGGRATTDIDQCFIIISEFNRTIQGFLVKSVERIVNMHWEAILPPPQGTGRSNYLTAVTNIDEELVEILDVEKILAEIAPIDETMNETLVEEMAEISPEVVRKVLIADDSSVARKQVQRAVQSIGFETIMVKDGKEALDKLVEMANQGSIYDQIGLVISDVEMPEMDGYTLTAEVRREPALKDLHIILHTSLSGVFNQAMVERVGANQFIAKFNPDELGAAVKKAVEK; encoded by the coding sequence ATGACAGGCATACTGGATTCGGTGAATCAGCGCACACAACTTGTAGGACAAAACCGTTTAGAGCTGCTTACTTTTCGCCTTATGGGGCGTCAGCGTTATGGAATTAACGTATTTAAAGTGAAAGAAGTATTACAGTGTCCGAAGTTGACTTCAATGCCTAATTTGAATCCTTTAGTAAAAGGTATTGCTCACATTCGTGGTCAAACGATTTCTGTTATTGATCTAAGTCTTGCTACAGGTGGACGTGCGACAACAGATATTGATCAATGCTTTATTATTATTTCTGAATTTAACCGTACCATTCAGGGCTTTTTGGTTAAATCAGTAGAACGTATTGTTAATATGCATTGGGAAGCTATTTTGCCACCACCGCAAGGAACGGGACGTTCTAATTACCTTACCGCAGTAACGAATATTGATGAAGAATTGGTTGAGATTTTAGATGTAGAAAAAATCTTGGCGGAAATCGCGCCAATCGATGAAACCATGAATGAAACATTGGTTGAAGAGATGGCTGAGATTAGTCCTGAGGTTGTTCGTAAAGTCTTAATCGCTGATGATTCAAGTGTTGCTCGTAAGCAAGTTCAAAGAGCGGTTCAATCTATTGGCTTTGAAACTATCATGGTAAAAGATGGTAAAGAAGCGTTAGATAAGCTAGTTGAAATGGCGAATCAAGGTAGTATTTATGACCAAATCGGTTTGGTCATATCTGATGTAGAGATGCCAGAAATGGATGGCTATACATTAACAGCAGAAGTTCGACGTGAACCTGCACTTAAAGATCTGCATATTATTTTACACACCTCGTTAAGTGGTGTGTTTAACCAAGCAATGGTTGAACGTGTTGGTGCAAACCAATTTATTGCGAAGTTCAATCCTGACGAGTTGGGTGCTGCAGTGAAAAAAGCTGTTGAGAAATAG
- the flgI gene encoding flagellar P-ring protein 2 precursor (basal body P-ring protein 2) — MMNRWSFNVNKNLVTLIFTWLCLSISTVQAARIKDVSEVAGVRSNQLIGYGLVSGLPGTGESTPFTDQSFNAMLQNFGIQLPPGTKPKTKNVAAVMVTATLPAFSKQGQVVDVTVSSVGSAKSLRGGTLLQTFLKGLDGKTYAIAQGNLIVSGFSAEGADGSKLVGNNPTVGRISGGAMVEREVPSPFGRGDFITFNLLESDFTTAQRMADAVNNFLGPNMASAIDATSVRVRAPRDISQRVAFLSAVENVDFNPADGSAKIIVNSRTGTIVVGKHVKLKSAAVTHGGMTVAIKENLQVSQPGPFGNGQTVVTPDTDIEVTEEQGKMFKFEPGLTLDDLVRAVNEVGAAPSDLMAILQALKQAGAIEGQLIII; from the coding sequence ATGATGAATCGTTGGAGTTTTAACGTGAATAAAAACCTAGTTACCTTAATTTTTACTTGGTTATGCTTAAGCATTTCAACAGTACAAGCTGCACGTATTAAAGACGTGTCAGAAGTTGCTGGTGTACGTAGTAACCAATTAATTGGCTATGGTTTAGTTTCTGGTCTGCCAGGAACAGGGGAATCAACGCCATTTACCGATCAAAGTTTCAATGCTATGTTGCAAAACTTTGGTATTCAATTGCCACCAGGCACAAAGCCGAAAACAAAAAATGTGGCGGCAGTAATGGTCACAGCAACTTTGCCAGCCTTTTCAAAACAAGGCCAAGTGGTTGATGTTACGGTTTCGTCTGTTGGTTCGGCAAAAAGCTTACGTGGTGGTACCTTACTCCAGACTTTTCTAAAAGGTTTAGATGGTAAAACTTATGCTATTGCTCAGGGTAACTTAATTGTCAGTGGTTTTAGTGCTGAAGGTGCTGATGGTTCAAAGCTAGTAGGTAATAACCCAACAGTGGGTCGTATCTCTGGTGGTGCAATGGTTGAACGTGAAGTTCCATCACCATTTGGACGTGGTGACTTTATTACTTTTAACTTATTAGAGTCAGATTTCACTACCGCGCAGCGTATGGCGGATGCAGTAAATAATTTCTTAGGCCCAAATATGGCTTCAGCGATTGACGCTACTTCTGTAAGAGTTCGTGCTCCGCGTGATATCAGCCAACGAGTTGCCTTTTTATCTGCTGTTGAAAATGTAGATTTTAATCCCGCTGATGGCTCTGCGAAAATCATTGTTAACTCACGTACAGGTACGATTGTTGTAGGAAAGCACGTTAAGCTAAAATCGGCGGCGGTTACACACGGCGGCATGACGGTAGCAATTAAAGAAAACCTGCAAGTGAGCCAGCCAGGTCCATTTGGTAATGGTCAAACTGTCGTGACACCAGATACTGATATTGAAGTAACGGAAGAGCAAGGGAAAATGTTTAAATTTGAACCTGGCTTAACGTTAGATGATTTAGTAAGAGCTGTAAATGAGGTTGGTGCAGCACCGTCTGACTTGATGGCAATACTTCAAGCCTTGAAGCAAGCGGGTGCAATTGAAGGCCAGTTGATTATTATTTAA
- the flgE gene encoding flagellar hook protein FlgE, whose translation MSYVALSGLAAAQKDLNTTSNNLANANTFGFKESRAEFGDVYSSSLFSNAKTTTGGGAQTTKVAQQFHEGSSIYTNNPMDLRISGQGFFAVAKDRLQPATNEMTRNGAYHLNNENYVTTANDEFLLGYEVDPESGNVSSYEPKALKIPDQFGKPKPTENIEIGMNLPASEVPKNPALFDMNDPDTYNKSTSVTTYDSLGQPYKMTSYYVKDATQPNRWNVFYSSTDIDGEKPININAGDAPSATGHVGHSIVFNNDGTTQNINAGQPVTTTPLGANGLNMNGADPAQTLTMKFDNPTQFSAPFEMRRFSEDGATTGYLSKVDIDKSGNIVGSYSNGKDVTLGRVAMVRVTNQQGLAQNGGTQWSTTQASGAAIWGEANQGSFGDIQSGTLEQSNIDMTQELVDLISAQRNFQANSRSLDVHNQLQQNILQIR comes from the coding sequence ATGTCATACGTAGCATTAAGTGGTCTAGCCGCTGCTCAAAAAGATTTAAACACAACATCAAATAACTTAGCCAATGCCAATACTTTTGGTTTTAAAGAATCTCGTGCTGAGTTTGGTGATGTGTATTCGTCATCGTTATTCTCAAATGCAAAAACGACTACTGGTGGCGGGGCTCAAACAACAAAAGTTGCACAGCAATTCCATGAAGGTTCAAGTATTTATACCAATAACCCAATGGATCTACGAATTTCAGGCCAAGGCTTTTTTGCCGTAGCAAAAGATCGTCTACAGCCAGCAACAAATGAAATGACTCGTAATGGTGCATATCACTTGAATAATGAGAACTACGTAACAACGGCAAATGATGAGTTCTTATTAGGTTATGAAGTGGATCCTGAATCTGGTAACGTCTCTTCTTATGAGCCAAAAGCACTTAAGATCCCAGATCAGTTCGGTAAACCAAAGCCAACTGAAAATATTGAAATTGGCATGAACTTACCAGCATCTGAAGTACCAAAAAACCCAGCTCTTTTTGATATGAATGATCCGGATACCTATAACAAATCGACATCGGTAACCACGTATGATTCTCTTGGTCAACCATATAAAATGACCTCTTATTACGTAAAAGATGCAACACAGCCAAACCGTTGGAATGTATTCTACTCTTCGACAGATATCGATGGCGAAAAACCAATTAATATTAATGCTGGTGATGCACCTAGTGCTACAGGTCATGTTGGTCACTCAATAGTGTTTAATAATGATGGAACAACTCAAAATATCAATGCTGGTCAGCCAGTAACAACAACACCTTTAGGTGCGAATGGTTTAAATATGAATGGTGCAGATCCTGCTCAGACATTAACCATGAAATTTGATAATCCGACACAGTTCTCAGCACCGTTTGAAATGCGTCGCTTCAGTGAAGATGGGGCAACCACAGGCTATTTATCAAAAGTAGATATTGATAAGAGCGGTAATATTGTAGGTTCTTACTCAAACGGTAAAGATGTAACTCTTGGTCGTGTAGCAATGGTTCGTGTAACCAATCAACAAGGTCTAGCTCAAAATGGTGGTACGCAGTGGTCAACGACTCAAGCGTCAGGTGCTGCTATTTGGGGTGAAGCAAATCAAGGGTCATTTGGTGATATTCAAAGTGGTACGTTAGAGCAATCAAACATCGATATGACTCAAGAGTTGGTTGATTTGATTTCTGCACAACGTAACTTCCAAGCGAACTCACGTTCACTAGATGTTCACAACCAATTACAACAGAACATTCTACAGATTCGTTAA
- the flgM gene encoding negative regulator of flagellin synthesis FlgM, anti-sigma28 factor — MTSIDQLRASQTMATLRNQPRVDASETSPANSTPVMSAKTDAVSLSNQGKEIGQMHQQLATEPSFNEDKVAAIKAAIANGSYSVDPERLADNMIKFEDELAGL, encoded by the coding sequence ATGACAAGTATTGACCAATTACGTGCTAGCCAAACCATGGCGACATTACGCAATCAACCTCGTGTTGACGCTAGTGAGACATCACCGGCAAATTCAACACCAGTGATGTCTGCAAAAACGGATGCTGTTTCTTTAAGTAACCAAGGTAAAGAAATTGGCCAAATGCACCAACAACTCGCAACTGAGCCTTCTTTTAATGAAGATAAAGTAGCTGCAATTAAAGCCGCTATTGCAAATGGCTCTTATTCTGTTGACCCAGAGCGTCTAGCAGATAATATGATTAAATTTGAAGATGAATTAGCTGGCCTATAA
- the flgJ gene encoding peptidoglycan hydrolase FlgJ, with translation MNNSVNMIDVGFIHDVGGLDNLRKSAVNGDQDSQDKALRAAAEQFESIFTQMLFKSMRNANDSFKSDMTSSDNQQFFEQMRDDQMSTELSKKGSLGLADMIVAQLGASMNQEAPVQSGNNLEQDARMAMRKAATDETLRLPADYQYPSASAAKQASQTESSAIAQLDKALAAKSISQSDKFESPQQFVDTMKPYAEKAAKALGVDSNVLIAQAALETGWGQKVIKNSVDSSHNLFNIKADRSWKGDNIAKNTLEYHDNVAVTENASFRSYNNYEESFSDFVRFLNQNPRYERALQHTNNSENFIKEIHNAGYATDPNYSNKVISVMKKVEGLLK, from the coding sequence ATGAATAATTCAGTAAATATGATAGATGTAGGCTTCATTCATGATGTAGGCGGCCTAGATAATTTACGTAAAAGTGCGGTTAATGGCGATCAAGATAGCCAAGATAAAGCACTGCGCGCTGCGGCTGAGCAATTTGAATCAATCTTCACACAAATGCTTTTTAAATCAATGCGTAATGCAAATGATTCATTTAAGTCAGACATGACGAGCAGTGATAATCAACAGTTCTTTGAGCAAATGCGAGATGATCAAATGTCGACTGAATTGTCGAAAAAAGGATCGCTTGGTTTAGCTGATATGATAGTTGCTCAACTTGGTGCTTCAATGAATCAAGAAGCTCCGGTACAAAGCGGCAATAATTTAGAACAAGATGCTCGCATGGCAATGCGTAAAGCGGCAACAGATGAAACGTTACGTTTACCTGCTGATTACCAATATCCATCAGCTTCAGCTGCGAAGCAAGCATCACAAACAGAATCATCAGCAATTGCCCAGTTAGATAAAGCGCTAGCAGCGAAATCAATATCTCAATCAGATAAATTTGAATCGCCTCAGCAGTTTGTTGATACGATGAAACCATATGCAGAGAAAGCCGCGAAAGCATTAGGTGTTGATTCTAATGTTCTGATTGCTCAAGCTGCACTTGAAACTGGTTGGGGACAAAAAGTTATTAAGAATTCTGTTGACTCAAGTCATAACCTTTTCAATATTAAAGCTGATAGAAGTTGGAAAGGGGATAATATTGCTAAAAATACACTGGAATATCATGATAATGTGGCAGTAACAGAGAATGCTTCATTCCGTTCATATAATAATTACGAAGAAAGTTTCAGTGATTTTGTACGTTTTTTAAACCAGAACCCACGTTATGAACGAGCATTACAACATACCAATAACTCAGAAAACTTTATTAAAGAAATTCACAATGCAGGTTATGCAACTGATCCAAATTATTCCAATAAAGTTATTAGTGTAATGAAGAAAGTTGAAGGTCTACTTAAGTAG
- the flgB gene encoding flagellar basal-body rod protein FlgB, which translates to MAISFDNALGIHQHTVGVRSERAEMLATNIAQANTPGYKAKGMDFQKALQSAASKASMGLSRTDGRHINASTRVAGEIQYRTPTQPDTGDGNTVDVDLERNLFMQNQLRHQASLEFLGSKFKNLTKAIKGE; encoded by the coding sequence ATGGCAATTTCTTTTGATAACGCATTAGGTATTCACCAGCATACAGTTGGCGTTCGTTCTGAACGTGCTGAAATGCTTGCGACTAATATCGCTCAGGCGAATACACCGGGCTATAAAGCAAAAGGAATGGATTTTCAAAAAGCATTACAGTCGGCAGCATCTAAGGCAAGCATGGGTCTTAGCCGAACTGATGGTCGGCATATAAATGCCTCAACACGAGTGGCAGGGGAAATTCAATACCGTACTCCTACTCAGCCTGATACAGGTGATGGGAATACGGTTGATGTAGATTTGGAGCGTAATTTATTTATGCAAAACCAACTTCGTCATCAAGCATCATTGGAATTTTTAGGTAGCAAATTCAAAAACCTAACCAAAGCAATTAAAGGGGAATAG